One genomic region from Plasmodium chabaudi chabaudi strain AS genome assembly, chromosome: 7 encodes:
- a CDS encoding histidine triad nucleotide-binding protein 1, putative, translated as MRLKLILAYLIYLDLMTPGFGFIGNNIKNAAFNCLTHIVYKNKYLTSVANKRLMRMADEEERAIAAAGKDENGDSVFGKIVRKEIKADIVYEDDKVLAFNDINPQAPVHILVIPKMRDGLTRLSKAEEKHKEILGHLMWAVSEIVRRNNLGDFRLVVNNGPEACQSVYYLHLHILAKRQMKWPPG; from the exons atgagGCTTAAACTCATTTTAGCCTATCTAA tataCCTAGATTTAATGACACCTGGTTTTGGATTTAttggaaataatataaaaaacgcTGCATTTAATTGTTTAACTcatattgtttataaaaacaaatatctTAC AAGCGTGGCCAACAAAAGGCTTATGAGAATGGCTGATGAAGAAGAAAGAGCAATTGCAGCTGCAGGGAAAGATGAAAATGGAGATTCAGTTTTTG GAAAAATTGTGAGAAAGGAGATAAAAGCAGATATCGTATACGAAGATGATAAA gtTCTCGCTTTTAACGATATCAACCCTCAAGCACCTGTACACATATTAGTTATTCCAAAAATGAGAGACGGTTTAACAAGACTTAGTAAAGCCGAAGAAAAACATAAAGAAATACTTGGTCACCTAATGTGGGCa gtTTCAGAAATTGTGAGAAGAAATAATTTAGGAGATTTCCGTCTGGTTGTAAACAATGGACCTGAAGCTTGCCAATCTGTTTATTATCTccatttacatattttggCAAAACGACAAATGAAATGGCCCCCaggataa
- a CDS encoding phosphatase, putative — protein sequence MSVVANSSSPMKIKRSVCVKYLKFLYYLKNCNLEKQWNRYYCCVFKTALDENITIKRLAERKYLNKIKLIKNKEIRYNKLLSYLVSKPIKLSSFDFNDTLVNTKNGKHSNNILFDKNIFKSLFNLLNTRNYQIVIFSNQTNVSSCVHDYDNLKYNKLPNFFSKIRDFKKSLAYFNSLFISENQKKCKQIKRPDNIQTNLFPFSSTSPLLWDNNKSQENYQNFPPPNETSIFMHILKAQSKHNDCYTYLVRKYFDRFFSSSHVHNYKEKKKKIYIFPKNNRHVLTETCINNSNLRRQKKNKIRNYKSCIRSKIVLNCNSLNYFFSLGKCEISEIDMYSKPEIGQYCLYMCIEGIKYLIILKYYFNDFYKFIENNMNMITNEDLKDFIKLSIDIFNSEEICILTKNIKKRNYLNINKLALKILDTYINTIIHKNEKYILLKEKHKDDIQFIEFFLCDQIYNPSTNMDEKILFNKLNNNDFLKHLLFWLVYKNKIIRKLTNHFSSLLLNFRHSFYVGNNVGRSFDISDVDLKFSQNIGIKSYADTWFQQFNE from the exons ATGTCCGTTGTGGCAAATTCAAGCAGTcctatgaaaataaaaagatcAGTAtgtgtaaaatatttaaaatttttatattatttaaaaaattgtaatttagaaaaacaATGGAATAGATATTATTGCTGTGTTTTTAAAACAGCTTtggatgaaaatattacaataaAACGGCTAGctgaaagaaaatatttaaataaaataaagttaataaaaaataaagaaatacgatataataaattattgtcTTATTTAGTATCAAAACCAATAAAGCTATCATCATTTGATTTTAATGATACATTAGTTAATACCAAGAATGGGAAacatagtaataatatattattcgataaaaatatttttaaatctctttttaatttgttaaatacccgaaattatcaaatcgttattttttcaaaccAAACAAATGTATCATCCTGCGTTCATGATTACGACAATCTAAAGTATAATAAGTTgccaaattttttttcaaaaatacgtgattttaaaaaatcgctagcttattttaattctttattcatttcagaaaaccaaaaaaaatgtaaacaaattaaaaggCCCGATAATATACAAACTAATCTCTTCCCTTTTTCATCAACCTCTCCGTTACTATGGGATAATAATAAGAGCCAAGAAAATTATCAGAATTTTCCCCCACCAAATGAAACAAGCATATTTATGCACATATTGAAAGCGCAATCAAAACATAATGATTGTTACACTTATTTggtaagaaaatattttgatcgTTTTTTCAGCTCATCCCATGTACATAATTacaaagagaaaaaaaaaaaaatatatatattccccAAGAATAATAGACATGTATTAACAGAAACATGTATTAACAACTCAAATTTAagaagacaaaaaaaaaataaaataaggaACTATAAAAGTTGCATTCGCTCTAAAATAGTGTTAAATTGTAACagtttgaattattttttttcgttggGAAAATGTGAAATCAGTGAAATAGACATGTACAGTAAACCAGAAATAGGACAGTActgtttatatatgtgcatcgaaggaataaaatatttaattattttaaaatattattttaatgatttttataaatttattgaaaataatatgaatatgatAACAAATGAAGATTTAAAagattttataaaactaAGTAtcgatatatttaattcagaagaaatttgtatattaacaaaaaatataaaaaaacgtaactatttaaatattaataagttggcattaaaaatattagacacatatataaatacaattatacataaaaatgaaaaatatattttattaaaagaaaaacataaaGATGATATTCAATTtatagaattttttttgtgtgatcaaatttataatcCTTCAACCAATATggatgaaaaaattttatttaataaattaaataataatgattttttaaaacatttacttttttggttagtatataaaaataaaataatcagAAAATTAACTAATCACTTTTCCAGTTTGCTACTTAATTTTAGACATAGTTTTTATGTGGGAAACAACGTAGGTCGAAGTTTCGATATATCCGATGTAGACTTAAAG ttttcaCAAAATATTGGAATTAAGAGTTACGCGGATACATGGTTTCAACAATTCAATGAGTAA
- a CDS encoding tRNA modification GTPase, putative codes for MGSGFLFLLIKYIFVIYFLNYCKSKKWNKQDNTLFLNTCYSANGNTKGTNRRKKLLLIDNKTNISNLLSYKNKLNYGEQNEVNDNSGLIHSKLYKNEQIENKDLNIFDEEKINYIKKIVHEKETIYALSSGKDLSAISVIRISGPLSKIILEILLHKGVEKQDDKIGSYPVQLSEGDTKKKKKKWNFEQIIRLKKNIESRKLYYSKIYDNSNDVIDNVMYSYFKSPNSYTGEDVVEIYCHGNPFIVKEIMGAIEHVNSILYEVINAEKEKIRSRQIMDDDNFDKVGQTLFDLTNFIKIRESKRGEFTQRAFENNKMDLLQIEGLKELLFCKQKIQKKIALNYLNGYAKNIYLKLRNNIKKLLVYIQLKIDFEDEHIITKKKKKYINMLIKKKVNNAIKNIKTILKRENIESLNTPSNVLIFGNVNAGKSTFMNYICNSDISIVTKIKGTTIDIIQKNIKIFNNDYNFCDSAGINNLVNTKLEADKDEQHKNVHKKLESIGIKKTLNFLEKCSSVFVLININNYFNELKNVISLLNRKFMNNAKKTPYFFVCINKCDLQQNPEKLLKIKNNVKKMLSNFLNPRIFKKFNKKIFFISSKKGNNINKLLLHFNKTMVNKQSLHNSTINIDVEKNKIKKNLSSDNKNIYFLPFERHKIYLKESLTHLSFVQKNINLVDFDIIAEEIKLAVKPLHEIIGKISNEQILSNILDTFCIGK; via the coding sequence ATGGGTAGTGGATTTCTTTTTCTcctaataaaatacatttttgtgatttattttttaaattactGTAAGAgcaaaaaatggaataaacAAGATAAcacactttttttaaatacttGTTATTCCGCTAATGGCAATACTAAAGGTACAAAccgaagaaaaaaattattattaatagacaataaaacaaatatatcaaaccttttaagttataaaaataaactgaACTATGGAGAGCAAAACGAGGTTAATGATAATTCAGGTCTCATTCATTCCAAACTTTACAAAAATGAgcaaatagaaaataaagacttaaacatttttgacgaggaaaaaataaactatataaaaaaaattgttcatgaaaaagaaacaatTTATGCTTTAAGTTCAGGAAAAGATTTAAGTGCAATTTCAGTTATACGTATTTCAGGTCCATTaagcaaaataattttagaaatattattacataaagGTGTAGAAAAACAAGACGATAAAATAGGTTCATACCCTGTACAATTATCAGAGGGagatactaaaaaaaaaaaaaaaaaatggaatttcgaacaaattataagattaaagaaaaatatagaaagtagaaaattatattattctaaaatatatgataattcAAATGATGTTATTGATAATGTTAtgtattcatattttaaatctCCCAATTCATACACAGGGGAAGATGTTGTAGAAATTTATTGCCATGGAAATCCATTTATTGTGAAAGAAATAATGGGCGCTATTGAGCATGTAAATAGTATACTGTATGAAGTAATAAATGCAGAGAAAGAGAAAATAAGAAGCAGACAAATAATGGATGATGACAATTTCGACAAAGTAGGACAAACACTTTTTGATTtgacaaattttataaagatTCGAGAAAGCAAAAGAGGTGAATTTACCCAAAGAGCATTTGAAAACAACAAAATGGATCTCCTACAAATTGAAGGattaaaagaattattattttgtaaacaaaaaattcaaaaaaaaattgctttaaattatttaaatggatatgctaaaaatatttacctAAAATTgagaaataatataaagaagctgttagtatatatacaattaaaaatCGATTTTGAAGATGAACAtataattacaaaaaaaaaaaaaaaatatattaacatgctcataaaaaaaaaagtaaataatgctattaaaaatataaaaacaattttaaaaagagAGAACATTGAAAGTTTAAATACACCATCTaatgttttaatatttggAAATGTAAATGCAGGAAAAAGTACatttatgaattatatttgtaatagTGATATATCTATtgttacaaaaataaaaggtaCAACTATAgatattatacaaaaaaatattaaaatatttaataacgattataatttttgtgaCTCAGCTGGGATTAACAATTTAGTCAATACAAAGTTGGAAGCAGACAAAGACGAGCAACACAAAAATgtgcataaaaaattagaatCAATTGGAATAAAGAAaacattaaattttttagaaaaatgcTCATCtgtttttgttttgataaatataaataattattttaatgagcttaaaaatgttatttcACTTTTAAATCGAAAATTTATGAACAATGCAAAAAAGACACCCTACTTTTttgtatgtataaataaatgtgaTTTACAACAAAATCCAGAAAaactattaaaaataaaaaataatgtaaagaaaatgctttcaaactttttaaaccctcggatttttaaaaagttcaataaaaaaatattttttatatcctctaaaaagggaaataacataaataaattattattacattttaataaaacaatggTAAACAAACAAAGTCTTCATAATTCTACTATTAATATTGatgtagaaaaaaataaaataaaaaaaaacctgtctagtgataataaaaatatttacttCCTACCATTTGAGagacataaaatatatttaaaggaATCATTAACACATTTATCCTTTGTtcagaaaaatattaacttAGTAGACTTTGATATAATTGCAGAGGAAATTAAATTAGCTGTAAAGCCTCTTCATGAAATCATTGGAAAAATTAGTAACGAgcaaatattatcaaacaTATTAGATACCTTTTGTATTGGCAAATGA
- a CDS encoding NEDD8-activating enzyme E1 catalytic subunit, putative — MTSQMSLVNVLVVGCGGIGNEVIKNLIYSDIKNISIVDYDVVELSNLHRQFFFTNKDIGEYKVNVICKKIKERYSGISIEGYVKKIEFFDNTFFENFNFIIGCLDNIDSRIYLNNLIFNLKNNVIYIDGGVEGFKASVKIINREDNFGCFQCTIENYPTNKNETIPVCSITNTPKNAEDCILHAMNTLRQKKEQEGGDALNINNEQDIKWIYNEAKKRANKFNIDHLTYLLTEQVIQNIIPTTISTLIIVASLMVNELNNYILMKNGASQNNNTMKIQNNYSDILYVGDNGFYLYHYKIYKNPECVVCNKKHIHHAFKKTDTLSILTEFIKKTYNTEKMSISSQSSILFITSKYLKNDYYNNMLNCTFQELIETRKISENGYLNIQTSKQNFLLFLHFKENHERENL, encoded by the coding sequence atgactAGCCAAATGAGTCTGGTTAATGTTTTGGTGGTAGGGTGTGGAGGAATAGGGAATGaggttataaaaaatttaatttattcagacataaaaaatatatccataGTTGATTATGATGTAGTAGAATTGAGTAATTTGCAtagacaattttttttcacaaataaagatattGGAGAATATAAAGTAAATgtaatatgtaaaaaaataaaagaaagatATAGTGGCATTTCAATTGAAGGatatgtgaaaaaaatagaattttttgataatacattttttgaaaattttaattttattattggaTGTTTAGATAATATAGATAGTAggatttatttaaataatttaatttttaatttaaaaaacaatgttatatatatagatggGGGTGTAGAAGGTTTTAAAGCTAGcgtaaaaattattaacagAGAAGATAATTTTGGGTGTTTTCAATGTACTATTGAAAATTATCCcactaataaaaatgaaacaatTCCTGTCTGTTCGATTACTAATACACCCAAAAATGCAGAAGACTGCATATTACATGCTATGAATACTTTACGTCAAAAAAAGGAACAAGAAGGTGGTGATGCATTAAACATTAATAACGAACAAGACATAAAATGGATATACAATGAAGCAAAAAAACGAgcaaacaaatttaatatagatcatttaacatatttattaactgAACAagtaatacaaaatataattccaACTACTATTAGTACTTTAATAATAGTAGCTTCATTAATGGTAAacgaattaaataattatattcttaTGAAAAATGGAGCTAGCCAAAATAACAATACCatgaaaatacaaaataattatagcgatattttatatgtaggAGATAATggcttttatttataccattataaaatatataaaaacccTGAATGTGTTGTTTGTAATAAGAAGCATATACATCATGCATTTAAGAAAACAGACACTTTAAGTATTCTCACcgaatttattaaaaaaacatacaaTACCGAAAAAATGTCAATATCATCACAGTCatccatattatttataacgtcaaagtatttaaaaaatgattattataACAATATGCTAAATTGCACATTTCAGGAATTAATTGAAACCAGGAAAATATCAGAAAATGGCTATTTGAATATTCAAACAAGTAAACAAAATTTCCTCCTTTTCCTTcattttaaagaaaatcaTGAAAGAGAAAACTTATAG
- a CDS encoding adenylate kinase 2, putative — translation MVSQKKKKVYIMNGPPGSGKDTHCVSLSKLYNFEIITISELLKKYVKENTSKDPSCGKYVPGLTDEEKKDLESIEKCISNGSLAPDNIVNKIFLKYFRRYSENGEQDKASGSDTTSNGIIINGFPRTYEQALLFKKYKINVTKFINIVVSRESLLKRIMNRAKDPVTNINYNFQIIKLIKKKRQGIQLTSEEEELLASQNDSYQNLSDEIIMRLERREDDNESTFNKRYNLYKENEEKIIPLFIDICKNVDGENDINYNFQQICKIIQEEENYA, via the coding sequence ATGGTtagccaaaaaaaaaagaaggtATACATTATGAATGGCCCACCAGGGTCAGGAAAAGATACACATTGTGTGTCACTTTCCaaattgtataattttgaaataattacaataagtgaattattaaaaaaatatgtaaaagaaaatacaaGTAAAGATCCCAGTTGTGGAAAATATGTACCCGGGTTGACAgacgaagaaaaaaaagatttaGAAAGTATAGAAAAGTGCATATCCAATGGGTCGCTAGCTCCAGATAATATagtaaacaaaatttttcttaaatattttaggAGGTATTCAGAAAATGGTGAGCAAGATAAAGCTTCTGGATCTGATACAACATCAAATggtattattatcaatGGATTTCCTAGAACATATGAACAAGCAttgttatttaaaaaatacaaaattaatgtgacaaaatttattaacattGTAGTTAGTAGAGAATCCCTTTTAAAGAGAATTATGAACAGGGCAAAAGATCCAGTTACtaacataaattataatttccaaataatcaaattaattaaaaaaaaaagacaagGAATCCAGTTAACTAGCGAAGAAGAAGAATTATTAGCATCACAAAATGATAgttatcaaaatttaagtgatgaaattattatgaGATTAGAAAGAAGAGAAGATGATAATGAATCGacttttaataaaagatataatttatataaagaaaatgaagaaaagaTTATTCCACTTTTTATtgatatttgtaaaaatgtagacggtgaaaatgatattaattataattttcaacaaatttgtaaaattattcAAGAGGAAGAAAATTATGCATAA
- a CDS encoding meiotic recombination protein DMC1, putative — MATLPSSKSTSKVALTTNVEETSKEQQFQEIEKLQDLGINAADINKLKGSGYCTILSLIQATKKELCNVKGISEVKVDKILEVASKIENCSVFITGNQLVQKRSKVLKITTGSSVLDKTLGGGIESMSITELFGENRCGKTQVCHTLAVTAQLPKNMNGGNGKVCYIDTEGTFRPEKICKIAQRFGLNSEDVLDNILYARAFTHEHLYQLLATSAAKMCEEPFALLVVDSIISLFRVDFSGRGELSERQQKLNKIMSVLSKLGEQFNIAIMITNQVMSDPGATMTFIANPMKPVGGHVIGHASTTRLSLRKGKGDQRVCKVYDAPNLPETECIFQLSDGGVIDALD; from the exons ATGGCTACCTTGCCAAGTAGTAAATCAACCAGCAAAGTTGCATTGACAACTAATGTGGAAGAAACTTCAAAGGAACAGCAATTTCAAGaaatt GAGAAACTCCAAGATTTAGGAATTAACGCGGCAGACATAAACAAACTTAAGGGAAGTGGATATTGCACAATTTTATCTTTAATCCAAGCAAccaaaaaagaattatgTAATGTTAAGGGAATATCTGAAGTGAAagttgataaaatattagaGGTAGCTtcaaaaatagaaaattgTTCGGTATTTATTACGGGCAATCAGCTAGTTCAAAAGAGAAGTAAGGTATTAAAGATTACAACTGGGAGTTCAGTTTTGGATAAAACATTAGGTGGTGGAATTGAAAGTATGTCAATTACTGAATTATTTGGAGAAAATCGTTGCGGAAAAACTCAAGTATGTCACACTTTGGCTGTTACTGCACAATTACCAAAGAATATGAATGGGGGTAATGGAAAGGTTTGTTATATAGATACTGAAGGAACATTTAGAccagaaaaaatatgtaagaTTGCTCAAAGGTTTGGGTTAAATAGTGAAGATGTGCtagataatattttatatgctaGGGCTTTTACACACGAACATTTATACCAATTACTAGCCACGTCAGCAGCGAAG ATGTGCGAAGAGCCATTTGCCTTGCTTGTTGTCGACTCTATAATATCTCTTTTTCGAGTGGACTTTAGTGGGAGAG GTGAGTTATCTGAAAGACAACagaaattaaataaaataatgtcCGTATTGTCAAAACTTGGAGAACAATTTAACATAGCAATTATGATAACAAATCAAGTTATGTCGGATCCCGGGGCAACTATGACATTTATTGCTAATCCGATGAAGCCag ttggGGGGCATGTAATTGGGCATGCATCTACAACAAGGTTGTCACTAAGGAAAGGAAAAGGGGATCAACGAGTTTGCAAAGTGTATGATGCTCCAAACCTTCCCGAAACAGAATGTATTTTTCAATT GTCGGACGGAGGGGTCATAGATGCATTAGACTAG
- a CDS encoding trafficking protein particle complex subunit 2-like protein, putative, producing MPIKSICYLGENDEILFFYSTEKSDEISSRFSTYSTLNNIKKIIEENEKKSNDQKYDPYLGYVGINLSLFSSYKNYAYAIQIINFKIILTIDDNKNIYTDNAIRSLFVKLHQFYSDAVCNPFYTDRLESEYFLKKIKMLIESS from the exons ATGCCCATTAAGAGCATATGCTATTTAGGTGAAAATGATGagattctttttttctattcCACAGAAAAAAGCGATGAGATATCATCTCGCTTTTCGACATATTCTACCctgaataatattaaaaaaataa ttgaagaaaatgaaaaaaaaagtaacgatcaaaaatatgatcCATATTTAGGATATGTAGGAATAAACCTTTCTTTATTTagttcatataaaaattatgccTATGCaattcaaattataaattttaaaattattttaaccATTGATGATAacaagaatatatatactgaTAATGCTATTCGATCG CTATTTGTAAAACTACATCAGTTTTATTCAGATGCAGTTTGCAACCCTTTCTACACCGACCGTTTAGAAAgcgaatattttttgaaaaaaataa AAATGCTAATAGAATCGTCTTAA